In Pseudomonas sp. PDNC002, the DNA window CCGGCCGTGGCATCGGCCAGGCGATCGCCCTGAAGCTGGCCGGTGAAGGCGCGCGCATCGTGATCAATGACCTGGATCTGGAACCGGCGCAGGAAACCGCCGCGATGATCCGCGACCTCGGCGGCCAGGCGGCGATCTGCCACGGCAACGTCAGCGCCCCGGACTTCGCCGAGCGCTACATCCGCACCGCGATGGACAGCTTCAAGGCCATCGACATCATCGTCAACAACGCTGGCTACACCTGGGACGACGTGGTCCAGAAGATGAGCGACGAGCAGTGGTACGCGATTCTCGACTGCCACATGACCGCGCCCTTCCGCATCTTCCGCGCCGCCTACCCGATCATCAAGGCCCAGGCTCAGGCCGATGCCGAGGCCGGTCGCGAAGTGTTCCGCAAGGTGGTGAACATTTCCTCGGTTTCGGCGCTGAACGGCAATGCCGGACAGATCAACTACAGCGGCGCCAAGGCTGGTGTCGCCGGCATGACCCGCGCGCTCGCCCGCGAGTGGGGGCGCTTCAAGGTGAATGTCAACGCGGTGGCCTTCGGCTTCATCGAGACCCGCATGACCCGCGCCGACGCCCACGCCGGTGCCACGGTGAGCATCGAGGGTCGCGACATCCGCGTCGGCATCAGCCCCGAAGCAGCGAAGTCGTTCGCCCAGCGCAACCCGCTGGGCCGGCCCGGCACCGTGCAGGAAGCGGCCGATGCCGTGTACCTGTTCTGCTCCCCGGAATCGAACTACATCACCGCCCAGACCGTCGCCGTGGCGGGCAACCTGCAATAGCACGGCTGCAACGGTCGCGGGGGCCATCGGCGCCGCGACCGCGCACTCCCCAATAACAAGAACATGGAGTTTCGCATGAAGCTGTCCCTCGGAAACCTGCCTCACGTCTTCCTCGCCGCGTCGGTCGCGGCCTCGTTGAGCCAGCCGCTGCGCGCCGACGAGCCACTCGCCGATCAACCGGCCAGTGCGATCACCGCCGCCAAGAACGCGGCAGTCCTCAAGACGCTGCCGTTCACCGACCGCACGGATTTCGAATCCGTCACGCGCGGGCTGATCGCTCCGTTCAAGGGACAGATCAAGAACGCTGCCGGCAAGGTCGTCTGGGACGCCGACAGCTACGCCTTCCTCGACGCCGACAAGGTGCCCGACACCGTCAACCCCAGCCTTTGGCGCGTGGCGCAGCTCAACCACCATGCAGGTCTGTTCCAGGTCGCCGAGCACATCTACCAGCTGCGCGGCATGGACGTGTCGAACATGACCATCGTCGAGGGCAAGGACGGGCTCTTCGTCATCGACCCGCTGACCTACACCGAAACCGCCCGCGCCGCCCTCGACCTCTACT includes these proteins:
- a CDS encoding SDR family NAD(P)-dependent oxidoreductase; this encodes MAKLDGKVALVTGSGRGIGQAIALKLAGEGARIVINDLDLEPAQETAAMIRDLGGQAAICHGNVSAPDFAERYIRTAMDSFKAIDIIVNNAGYTWDDVVQKMSDEQWYAILDCHMTAPFRIFRAAYPIIKAQAQADAEAGREVFRKVVNISSVSALNGNAGQINYSGAKAGVAGMTRALAREWGRFKVNVNAVAFGFIETRMTRADAHAGATVSIEGRDIRVGISPEAAKSFAQRNPLGRPGTVQEAADAVYLFCSPESNYITAQTVAVAGNLQ